The following is a genomic window from Sutcliffiella horikoshii.
TGGCTCATCAAAGATAACCTTCACTTTGTTATCTTCCATATGCTGTATCGTCACCTTGTTATCTGCTTGACGATAACGGAATTTAGCCGTGCATTCTGTACCATCGGCCGGCGGGTTGTCAGACACCCAACTGATATCTGTAGCAGTGATGGAATCTGAGTATAACAATTCGTTATGGAAGCTTTGTCCAACATAAAGGACGTTCTGATCCAAATCTTTTCCGATAACAAACCAGGGATCCCCGCTTCCACCAATTCCAAGACCGTGACGCTGTCCGATCGTATAATACATCAATCCATCGTGCTTCCCTTTCACTTCTCCATCCATGGTCAACATGTTTCCAGGTTGAGCTGGAAGGTAACCGCTCAGGAACTCTTTAAAATTGCGTTCGCCGATAAAGCAGATACCCGTACTGTCTTTTTTCGTTGCTGTAGCAAGACCAGCACGTTTGGCAATTTCACGCACTTCTGATTTTTCGATATTACCGATTGGGAACATTACTTTTGAAAGTTGTTCTTGACCCAGTTGATTCAAGAAATAGGTTTGATCTTTGTTGTCATCAAGGCCTCGGAGCATTTTGTATTCTCCGTCGCGGAACTCCACTTGTGCATAGTGGCCTGTTGCCAAATAGTCTGCTCCAAGGTCCAATGCATGCTCAAGGAAAGCTTTGAATTTGATTTCTTTATTACACATAACATCAGGATTTGGTGTGCGTCCTGCTTTGTACTCATCTAAGAAATATTGGAACACTTTGTCCCAGTATTGTTTTTCAAAATTTACCGCGTAATAAGGGATTCCAATTTGGTTGCAGACACGGATTACGTCGTTGTAGTCCTCTGTTGCCGTACATACACCATTTTCATCGGTGTCGTCCCAGTTTTTCATGAAAATACCGATTACATCGTAGCCTTGTTCTTTTAGGAGAAGGGCTGCTACGGATGAATCTACTCCACCAGACATTCCTATTACTACACGGGTATCTTTTGGTGCTTTTGTCATCTTGATCACCCCGTATTTAATTAATTTATTTATTCCGTTTACCTCTGTAGATTTCCGTTCCAGGTGTTCGCTTTCCTAGGGACGGTGCTTGAGCCTCCTCGGCTGCGCCTGCGGGGTCTCAACCTACCGTTATCTCCCTCAGGACAAGGAACGCTTCGGCAGCGACTCATCGCACGAAGAAAATGCGCTAGCATTTTCGAGGAGTCTCACACCTTGCACTTCAATCTACAGGGGGATCTTATCTACTTTTTCGTGTTAGTCTTTTTACGACTTTGGCTGTTTCTTTGGCTGCTTGTGTGATGTCTTCGATTGTGTTTCCAAGGCCAAAGCTGAATCGGATGGAGGAAGCGATTTTGTCTGAGTCTTTTCCGAACATGGCGACCAGGACATGGGACGGGTCGATGGATCCTGCTGTGCATGCCGATCCGCTGGACACCGCGATACCTGCCAAATCCATGTTGACCAATAAGGACTCTACATTCGTCCCTGGAAAATAAACATTCAGGACATGCGGCAATATTTCTTCTGAACCGCTGTTAACCTGAAACGAGACATCTTCTTCGTGCCAAACTTGAAGCATCGTTTCTTTAAAGCTCTTATACAATGCCACTTTTTCTTTTGCTTGTTCCATGCTTAATTCAATTGCTGTTTTCAACCCGACGATCCCAGCGACATTCTCTGTACCTGCACGGCGTTTCCGTTCTTGTTCGCCGCCATAGGTTAAGGTAGAGAAGGTTGCTCCAGCTCTTGCATATAAGAAGCCAACTCCCTTAGGACCATTGATTTTATGGGAAGACATAGAGAGAAAATCAATGCCTTGTTCCTCCACATTGATTGGAAGAACCCCAAAAGCTTGTACAGCATCAGTATGAAAATAAGCTGGATGTTCTTTAACGATTTCTCCGATTTCCTTGATAGGCTGAATCGTTCCTACCTCATTATTTCCATACATGATGGTGACAAGAATGGTTTGGTCGGTAAGTGCATCCTTTAAATCATCTAGATTGATCTGGCCGTGCTCATCCACAGGCAAATATGTTACTTCGAAGCCTTCTTTTTCAAGTTGTTCACATGTATGAAGGACAGCATGATGCTCAATTTGTGTTGTGATGATATTATTTCCACGAAATTTGTTGGCGCGAGCGACCCCGATAATGGCTAAGTTGTCCGCTTCTGTCCCGCCGCTTGTAAAAATGATTTCTGTTTCTTTCGCACCAATGGAAGTGGCTGCCACATGTCTGGCCTCATCCACAAGGTGCCTTGTTTTTCTTCCAAATCCATGAATACTGGAAGGATTGCCGAAATCCTCCCTCATAACAGGAAGCATACTATCGAGGACAGCTGGATGCATGGGTGAGGTTGCTGCATGATCTAAATATATCTGTTTCAATGAGGACGCCTCCTTTCCTACTTGTTAATGTTCCCCTGTTCCACCGCTTAGATGTAGAACATATATGCTTCTTGATCTCCACCTTCATAATTGGCAAGGTCATCAAGCGTTGTACTATCCAATACGTCTTTCACTGCATCACGGATTCTGATCCACAGTTCTCGTTTTGCTGGTTCCTCATCGTCGATCACTTCAACCGGGCTGATTGGTCCTTCTAGTACACGAATAATATCTCCAGCTGTAATTTTCGCCGGTTCATCTGCTAAAATATAACCACCATATGCTCCTCTTATACTTTTTACAAGTCCTGCATTACGAAGGGGTGCAATTAATTGCTCTAAATAATGCTCTGATAGGTCATGCGTTTGTGCAATCGTTTTTAACGAAAGAGGACCTTCTCCCACATTTTTTGCAAGTTCAATCATGATGGTCAATCCGTAACGTCCTTTGGTTGAAATTTTCATCTCCGAACACCTCTACTTTTTCTATTCTGTTTCTATATTTGAAAAGTTACCTTTTTTTCTTTTTTATGTTGAATTTTATCAAGTAATGAGTCCGTTGCCTTTTGACAGGCAGGCAGCGTCAGACCAACGATGCTCCCGATAGTAAGACTGAATAGTATGGTACCGATAAAGACCGGACCACCTAAAAGCCAACCTAAACATAATACTACTAATTCCATTCCTAATCTAATATATTGCACTTTCCATCCTGTCACTTCCGTCAGGGCAATCATCAGGCTGTCCCTTGGTCCCGCACCACAACGTGAGGAAATGTAGACGCCTATTCCGATCCCGATGACCATGACACCTAATAAGAGCATGATCAGCTTCCCGACAAACAGGTCAGGCGTGTGCAACTGCGGAATCATCATATACAAATCAATAAAAATCCCGACCATCAGCATATTCAAAAAAGCACCTAATGGCGGCAGCTTTTTCGTAATCATGGTAGAGATCATCAAAATAAAAAAGCCCACAATGATGGACCAAGTACCAATCGTGAGCCCGACTTGGTAGAAGAGTCCGATATGAAAGACATCCCATGGCGCACTGCCCAAGTCAGCACGTATCATTAAGACAATTCCAAAGGCCATGATCAATAACCCAATAAAATAGATGGCCCATTTTGCCAAAAACAACCTTCTTCCTATACTCCGCTCTTCTAGCATGCAGCCTCTACCCTTCTGTCTTTACTCGTTTCTGTCTCTAATTAAAATCTATCCCATTATAGCATAATTTCAAAGGTTTTACATTTTGTCTGTTTTGTTTTAATGCATGATAATAATTGTGGTACAGTGGGTATGGGACACTAGATGTCATTGTATGCAGGAAGGTGTTTAAATGAACAATAAACCACTGGCCTTTCGGATGAGGCCGCGCACCATAGATGAAATGGTAGGACAGGAGCATCTTGTAGGAGAAGGCAAAATCATTCAAAGAATGGTAAAGGCAAAACATCTCTCCTCGATGATTCTCTACGGTCCTCCTGGTATAGGAAAAACGTCCATCGCAACTGCCATTGCAGGCAGTACACAATATGCGTTCCGGACATTGAATGCTGTCGTACACAATAAAAAAGATATGGAAATAGTAGCAGAAGAAGCAAAAATGTCAGGCAAGGTCATTCTTATTTTGGATGAAGTGCATCGACTTGATAAGGCTAAACAGGACTTTCTGTTGCCTCACCTTGAAAATGGTCGAATAGTTCTGATTGGAGCTACCACAAGCAACCCTTATCATGCGATTAACCCTGCTATTCGGAGCAGATGCCAAATTTTCGAGCTTCATCCTTTGTCTGTTGCGGAAATCAAACATGTCATCATGCAAGCATTGGAAGATACGGAACGAGGTTTAGGTGAATACCAAGTGGATCTTGATGAAGATGCCTTGGAGCATTTCGCAAATGGATGCGGCGGGGATGTTCGTTCTGCGTTAAATGCATTGGAGCTTGCGGTACTTTCCACCACCCCGAATGACGAAGGAAAAATAACGATTGGTGTGGAAACTGCTGAAGAATGCCTGCAAAAGAAAAGCTTCTATCATGACAAAGACGGTGATGGTCATTATGACGTACTGTCCGCATTCCAAAAATCCATTCGCGGCAGTGACGTGGATGCAGCTCTTCATTATTTAGGACGCTTGATTGAAGCCGGCGACCTTGTGAGCATTGGAAGGCGGCTGCTTGTAATCGCTTATGAAGATATCAGCCTTGCCAATCCACAAGCCGGTGCACGCACATTATCTGCCATTGAAGCCGCGGAGAGACTTGGTTTTCCAGAGGCGAGGATTCCGCTTGCAAATGCAGTTATTGAACTTTGTCTGTCTCCTAAGTCTAACTCAGCCTATAAAGCGTTGGATGAGGCTTTGGCGGACATCAGAAAAGGACTTTTCGGCGAAGTTCCTGCCCACTTAAAGGACGCACACTATAAAGGCGCAGCATCACTTGGCCGAGGGGTTGAGTATAAATATCCGCATGACTACCCAAGCGGATGGGTAGCTCAACAATACTTACCGGACAAGCTGAAGCATAAATCCTATTACAAGCCCAAAGATACAAGCAAATTTGAAACAGCACTCGGGCAAATATATGAAAAAACGAAGAAGAAAAGATAAGGGGTGGTGTTTCCCCCTTATTTCTTTTCGATAAGACCTATGCCATTACCAGTGGGATCTACTAAATATGCTAGAAAGAAAGTCTCAAACTCCATCTTCTCCCTCACCACCATCGCTCCGCTTGCCTTTGCTTTTTCCATAGCTGTTTCGATGCAATCTACCTCAATCTGAATGCGTGTACCATGCGGAAAATCATTTGGACCTTTTGCAATCCCGCCACCAATGCTGTTCTGGCCGGTACTGACAGGCCAATAATCCCAATTTTCTTCTCCAATCTTCCAACCGAAAACATCTTGATAAAACTTTGTCGCCTCTTTCGGACTTTGGCTGCTAATCTCGAACCCTACCACTTTTCCCATTTTCATTCCTCCAGTTGTTAAAATAAGCACTATAGTGTCTTCTCTTAAACTAACGGCTTTCCTTCTTTTTTCTAGTAAACTTTCGTATATTCTTCCTCTTTTCTGGAAAAGATGATAGAAAACGACCGTTTTAAGGAGTGGATTTGAATGAAAGTTAGACAAGACGCATGGTCTCATGAAGATGATCTATTACTTGCAGAGACTGTTTTGCGATACATAAGAGATGGTGGCACCCAGCTTGCAGCTTTTGAAGAAGTCGGGGATGCGTTAAATCGCACATCAGCTGCATGTGGATTCAGGTGGAATGCAGAAGTCAGGAAAAAATATGAACCTGCCGTTGCCATAGCCAAAAAACAACGAAAAGAGAAAAAGCGTGCGCAAGAAAAGATAGCAAAAATGCAACAAAAAAGTGAGTCAGTTCCAGCCAAAAAAGCTACCAATCAACCATTGGAGATGGAATGGCTACCTGCACCAAAAGTAGCTTCTGACGAAAAAGTCAGCCTGCCATTTGAATATGATATGGAAGATGAAGAGTATGCACCGCTTCCAGT
Proteins encoded in this region:
- a CDS encoding RsfA family transcriptional regulator produces the protein MKVRQDAWSHEDDLLLAETVLRYIRDGGTQLAAFEEVGDALNRTSAACGFRWNAEVRKKYEPAVAIAKKQRKEKKRAQEKIAKMQQKSESVPAKKATNQPLEMEWLPAPKVASDEKVSLPFEYDMEDEEYAPLPVRNATATVESSITLDDCIHFLQNFQQNQNSDYRLQLESERLQKENQLLKQKNQALEKQLKNLEEQQVAINEDYEMLVQIMDRARRLTGSSMQDEVM
- the mnmA gene encoding tRNA 2-thiouridine(34) synthase MnmA — its product is MTKAPKDTRVVIGMSGGVDSSVAALLLKEQGYDVIGIFMKNWDDTDENGVCTATEDYNDVIRVCNQIGIPYYAVNFEKQYWDKVFQYFLDEYKAGRTPNPDVMCNKEIKFKAFLEHALDLGADYLATGHYAQVEFRDGEYKMLRGLDDNKDQTYFLNQLGQEQLSKVMFPIGNIEKSEVREIAKRAGLATATKKDSTGICFIGERNFKEFLSGYLPAQPGNMLTMDGEVKGKHDGLMYYTIGQRHGLGIGGSGDPWFVIGKDLDQNVLYVGQSFHNELLYSDSITATDISWVSDNPPADGTECTAKFRYRQADNKVTIQHMEDNKVKVIFDEPVRAITPGQAVVFYNGDECLGGGTIDHVFKNNEKLWYVG
- a CDS encoding cysteine desulfurase family protein — its product is MKQIYLDHAATSPMHPAVLDSMLPVMREDFGNPSSIHGFGRKTRHLVDEARHVAATSIGAKETEIIFTSGGTEADNLAIIGVARANKFRGNNIITTQIEHHAVLHTCEQLEKEGFEVTYLPVDEHGQINLDDLKDALTDQTILVTIMYGNNEVGTIQPIKEIGEIVKEHPAYFHTDAVQAFGVLPINVEEQGIDFLSMSSHKINGPKGVGFLYARAGATFSTLTYGGEQERKRRAGTENVAGIVGLKTAIELSMEQAKEKVALYKSFKETMLQVWHEEDVSFQVNSGSEEILPHVLNVYFPGTNVESLLVNMDLAGIAVSSGSACTAGSIDPSHVLVAMFGKDSDKIASSIRFSFGLGNTIEDITQAAKETAKVVKRLTRKSR
- the cymR gene encoding cysteine metabolism transcriptional regulator CymR codes for the protein MKISTKGRYGLTIMIELAKNVGEGPLSLKTIAQTHDLSEHYLEQLIAPLRNAGLVKSIRGAYGGYILADEPAKITAGDIIRVLEGPISPVEVIDDEEPAKRELWIRIRDAVKDVLDSTTLDDLANYEGGDQEAYMFYI
- a CDS encoding replication-associated recombination protein A; protein product: MNNKPLAFRMRPRTIDEMVGQEHLVGEGKIIQRMVKAKHLSSMILYGPPGIGKTSIATAIAGSTQYAFRTLNAVVHNKKDMEIVAEEAKMSGKVILILDEVHRLDKAKQDFLLPHLENGRIVLIGATTSNPYHAINPAIRSRCQIFELHPLSVAEIKHVIMQALEDTERGLGEYQVDLDEDALEHFANGCGGDVRSALNALELAVLSTTPNDEGKITIGVETAEECLQKKSFYHDKDGDGHYDVLSAFQKSIRGSDVDAALHYLGRLIEAGDLVSIGRRLLVIAYEDISLANPQAGARTLSAIEAAERLGFPEARIPLANAVIELCLSPKSNSAYKALDEALADIRKGLFGEVPAHLKDAHYKGAASLGRGVEYKYPHDYPSGWVAQQYLPDKLKHKSYYKPKDTSKFETALGQIYEKTKKKR
- a CDS encoding YczE/YyaS/YitT family protein; the protein is MLEERSIGRRLFLAKWAIYFIGLLIMAFGIVLMIRADLGSAPWDVFHIGLFYQVGLTIGTWSIIVGFFILMISTMITKKLPPLGAFLNMLMVGIFIDLYMMIPQLHTPDLFVGKLIMLLLGVMVIGIGIGVYISSRCGAGPRDSLMIALTEVTGWKVQYIRLGMELVVLCLGWLLGGPVFIGTILFSLTIGSIVGLTLPACQKATDSLLDKIQHKKEKKVTFQI
- a CDS encoding VOC family protein; amino-acid sequence: MGKVVGFEISSQSPKEATKFYQDVFGWKIGEENWDYWPVSTGQNSIGGGIAKGPNDFPHGTRIQIEVDCIETAMEKAKASGAMVVREKMEFETFFLAYLVDPTGNGIGLIEKK